GACGGACGCCCACGCCGGGTCCGCCCGTCGCGCCCCCGTGTCGAGCAGCCGCTCCGGACGGCCGTAGTACGCCTCGGAGAACCCGTCGACGCACGTGAAGGGGATCGGCAGCCGGGTCGTCGTGACCTGCCCACCGAGGGCGTCGGTGATCCGGTCGAGGGACGGGTACCGACGGGCCTCGGCCGCCACGACCTCGGGGGCGTAGTCGGCGAGCCAGTGGTCCTCGACCCGTGCGGGGTCGGAGGTCAGCAGGACGACGGGCCCCCGGGTGACCCGGCGCACCTCGGCCAGCCCGCGCTCGAGGTCCGACCACCGGTGCACCGAGAAGGTCGACAACGCGGCGTCGAAGGCGTCGTCGGCGAACGGCAGGTCCTCGGCGGTGGCGTCCAGGGCCTCGGGCAGGTCGGCTGGACGCCGGGCGCGCGCGGCGGCGGAGGGCTCGACGGCGGTGACCTCGCGGTCGCGCGGCTCGTACGACCCGGTGCCGGCCCCGACGTCCAGGACGGTGCGGGCCTGGCCGAGCGCGACCCGGATCGCCCGCTCGAAGGCCGGCTCCGGACGGCGGTAGCGCGTGTCGCCCTCGCCGACGGTGCCGTGGTCGTCGTCCCCGGCTGGTCCGTCCGCAGTCCTGGTCACGCCGTCAGCCTACGGCGCGCGGTCGGGGCGGGGCGGGGCTGGCCGGAGGGGCCGGGCCGGGGCTGTGCTGGTGGGGCTGGACGGGCGGCGCCGGCCTCGCCGGTCAGTCGACGCGGTCCGCCGACTCGGCCGTGCGCGTGGCCGCCCGCTGCTCCGCCAGTTCGGTCGCCGCCCAGGTGCCGAGCAGCGACAGGGAGCGCTCGGACTCCGACCCGGGGTCGGCGCCGTACGTGAACACCGTCAGGCCGGGGTCGGCGACGAGGTCGAGCGCCTCGAAGGTCAGCTCGAGGTCGCCGACGATCGGGTGGTGCAGGTGCTTCCGTCCCGAGCGGTGCACGTGCACGTCGTGCTCGGCCCACCACGTGCGGAACTCCTCGCTCTTCACGGACAGCTCGCCGACCAGGGTCATCAGTCCGGGCTCGCAGGGGTTCGACGCCGCGGTGGTCCGCAGCACGGCGACGGCGTCGCGGGCGGTCTGCTCCCAGCGCGGGAAGAAGTCCCGCGCGGCGGGGTCGAGGAACGCGAAGCGCGCGGTGTTGACCGGCCGCCCGGCACCGGCGAACACCGGGGCGTAGAGGGCGCGACCGAGCGTATTCGTCGCGACGATGTCCAGGCGTTCGTTGCGCACCCAGGCCGGGGCGCCGGTGACCGCGTCGAGGAGGCGCTGCACCGCGGGTCGGACCGAGGTCGGCACCGCGCGGTGGGTCGTCTTCACGCCCGCGTTCGCCAGCCGGGCCAGGTCGGCCAGATGCGCGCGCTCGGCCTCGTCGAGCTGGAGCGCGGTGGCGAGGCCGTCGAGCACACCCTCGGAGACGCCCTTCAGCGTGCCGCGTTCGAGCCGCGTGTAGTAGTCGACGCTCACCCCGGCGAGCATCGCGACCTCGTGCCGACGCAGGCCCGGCACCCGTCGCGTCCCGCCCCCGAAGGACGGCATGCCCGCCTGGTCGGGCGTCAGTCGGGCCCGTCGGCTGGACAGGAAGTCGCGGATCTCGTTGCGCACGTCGATACCCATGCGGCAAGGCTACGTCGGCGGGCCGGTCCCGCGGGTCCCGCGGCCGTCGGCTGTCCCGTCCCCGCGCGCCGACGTGCCGTGCCGGCCCCGAAGGCCCGTGGCGGCCGACCGTGGGTGCAGCGGTCCGACCACCGGACGGGAGGCCTGCCCACCGTCGCGGGGAGCGCCTCCCGTCCGGGTGGGGTCAGTCGACGATGGCCGCGGCCGTCGGGACCGGGGCGGCGGCCTGGACCGCCGCGATCCGCACCCGCGCCAGGCGGTGACCGGCCATGGCGGTCACCTCGAGGCGGTGTCCGGCGGTCTCGACGACGTCACCGACCCGCGGCACACGGTCGAGTGCGACCTGCACGAGACCGCCGACGGTCTCGTAGTCGCCGTCGGGCAGGACGGGTCCGCCCTCGGCCGCGAGGTCCTCGAGGACGAGTGCGCCGTCGACCTCGTCCGGCACGGTCGGGGTGCGGTCGTCGTACTCGTCGTGGATGGTGCCGACCAGGTCCTCGAGCAGGGCCTCGAGCGTGACCATGCCCGCGCTGCCGCCGTACTCGTCGACGACGAGCGCGATCTGGTGGCCGTCGGCGCGCATGGCGGCGATGGCGCCGGTGAGCGACTTCGTCTCGGGCAGGGCCAGGACCGGGCGCACCACGGTCGCGACGGCCGCGGTCGGGTCGGTCGGGCGCAGCAGGTCGCGCAGGTGCACGAAGCCGACGACGTCGTCGCGCGACCCGGCGGTGACGAGGTGGCGGGTGTGACCGTGGTCGATCGCCCGGTCGGTCGCGGTCCCGATCGGCAGGTCGGCGGCGAGGACGTCGACGTCGAACCAGGGGCGCATCGACTCGCGGAGGATCCGGTCACCCGCGTCGAGGGCACTCCGGGCGATCCGTCGGCCCTGCGCGTCGATCGCGTCGTGGTCGGTGACGAGGCCGCGGAGTTCCTCGGTGCTCATCGACTCGCTGCGGGCGTGCGGATCGCCGCCGAGGAGTCGGACGACCGCGTTCGTCGACGCCGACAGCACCCAGATGACCGGGCGCATCGCGATCGCGAAGCGGTCGAGCGTGGGCGCCACGAGCATCGAGAAGCCCTCGGCGCGCTGCAGGGCCAGACGCTTCGGGACGAGCTCGCCGAACACGAGGGACAGGTAGGCGATCACGAGCGTCATCGCGACGAGGGCGACGGCCTCGGCGGCACCGCGGTCGAGGCCGAGCCCGGTGAGGAGCGGGGCGACGTCCGGGGCGATCGAGGCGGCACCGTACGCGGCCGAGAAGAACCCGGCGACCGTGACGCCGATCTGCACGGCGGAGAGGAAGCGGTTCGGGTCGCGGCCGAGTGCGGCGACCCGGGCGCCCCGGCCACCGCGGCGTTCGAGCTGCTGCAGCTGCGACTCACGCAGGGAGACGAGGGCGATCTCGGCGGCGGCGAACACCCCGCCGACGAGCACGAAGAGGACGACGAGGGCGAAGGCGATCCAGGTGTCGGCACCCATCAGCGGGTCCGGGCGGAGCGCGACGGCGCGGCGGTCGTCGAGGGGGCGGGCGGTCGGTGGTGATCGTCCATGCTGTGATCCTGCACAGGATCGCTGGGACGACGCCGCAGGACTGCTGTGCCGCAGCTGGTGGAGGTGGTCGGGTGGGGTTAGAGCGCCCGGCCCGTGTGCGCCGCGATCCAGGCGGCCGGGTCGATCGGGAGCGTGCCGTCCATGAGGACCTCGAGGTGCAGGTGCGCGCCCGTCGAGACCCCGGACGAGCCGACGCTCCCGATGAACTGCCCGGGCTGGACGGTGTCGCCGACCCGGAGCGGCGAGGACCCGGGGATCATGTGGCCGTACAGGGTCGAGACCTTCCGGCCGTCCACCACGTGGTCGACGATCACGGTCTCGCCGTACGAGAAGTAGACGCCCGAGACCCGCACGGTGCCCGCGGCGACCGAACCGATCGGAGCGCCCATGCCCGGGTTGAAGTCGAGGCCCTGGTGCAGCGACGAGCACGCGCCGCACGGGGCGGTGCGGTACCCGAAGCCGGAGCTCATCCGCACGGGGCCCGGGAAGGGGGACCGGACCTCGCCGCCGTAGGTCACGGTGTCGCCGGCTGCTGCATCGGTCGCGGCCACCCCGCCGCCGACCGTGAAGCCGTCGCGGCTCGTGCTGGCGAGGGCGACCCGGGTCACGCCGAAGTCCTGTGAGCCGACCGCGGGCGCGAGGATCGACGTGGCGGCGGACGTCCCGGTGCCGGCGTGCGCGGGCATCGCGGAGGCGCCGAACATGGCGAGGGCGGCGACGGCGCTCGTGATCGTGAGGCGGCTGGCGCGTGCGCCCCGACGACGGGGAGCGGCGGACTGTGTCGACGTCAGGGGCGTGGTCGCGGCGTGCGGGGCGACCGCGACCCGGCGTCGGGGGACCCGGCGGATGCGGGTGTTGGCGTGCGGCTGCGGGGCCGGCGCGGTGACTCGGCGTGCCCGGTCGTCGTGCGGCGGCGGCGTCGCCCGCTCTGCCCGGCCGGTCTGCTGCGCCCGCTCCGCCGCGAGGGCAGCACGACGGGTCAGGTGCACGACGGGCGTGCTGCCGGGGTGGTCTGCGTGAGGGGGAGTCATGGCCGCAGACCATTCTGCACGAAGCTGTCCGCTTGTACAGCCCCGGTTCCGGCTGCTCCGCGGGTGCTCGGACGACGTACGCGCTGCTGGGAGTCGACCCGGCCCCGCTGGGAGTCGGCCGGTCGGACCGGGTGATCCGGGCCTCCCGGCCGGTCCGTCAGTAGGGTCGGGACCAGCGACGGAGAGGACCCCTCATGGCCCGATCGCCGCGGGAGCGGCACGAACCCATCGACCTGCGGTCGGCGGAGGTCGTGCTCGCCGGGACCCAGGACCTGCTCCCCGTCCTCCGATCGGCCGCCGTGCGCGCCGGGGTGGACGCCGGACGCATGCGGGTGGTCGGTGTCGACGACCTGCCGGACCTGCACGGGCCGGCCGAGGCCGAACTGGCCGTCATTGCGATCCGCCGACCCGGTGACGACCCCGCCTTCCACCGCGCACAGGAGGCCGCCGAGCTGCTCGAGCCGCTCCTCCGCCTCGATGCCGTCCGCATCGTGATCACCGTGTCGGGCGTGACCCGGCTCGCGCCGAAGCTCGAACGCGCCCTCACCGCCGAGGTCCTGCACCAGCTCGGGGCCGCGACCGCGGTGTCGGGGTTCCGGCGCCCGTTCCGGAACCTGCGGACGCGACTCGGCACCGCGGGGCTCCGGACCGCCGGGCTCCGGGTGTTCCGCCTGACGGTCTGAGGGCGCGCCCGCTCCGGTTCCCGTTCCTCCACAGGAGGCCCACCCTCGATCTCCGTCCACCGGACGAGTATCTTGATGTCGAGACATCTCACGCCGCGAGTAGCGTGGGGGGCACGGACCGCGCGAACAAGGGAGTACCCGCCAGCATGGCCAAGATCATCTACACGCTCACCGACGAGGCCCCGTTCCTCGCGACCCACTCCTTCCTGCCCGTCATCGCGTCCTTCGCGAAGACCGCGGGCGTCGACGTCGAGACCCGCGACATCTCGCTCTCGGGTCGGATCATCGCCCTGTTCCCGGAGCGGCTCACCGACGAGCAGCGCCTGGACGACGCGCTGGCCGAGCTCGGTGAACTCGCCGGGACGCCCGAGGCGAACATCATCAAGCTGCCGAACATCTCGGCGTCGATCCCGCAGCTCAAGGTCGCCATCGCCGAGCTGCAGTCGCAGGGGTACGACCTGCCGGACTACCCCGACGAGCCGACGACGGACGAGGAGCGCGACGCCCGTGCTCGCTACGACCGCGTCAAGGGCAGCGCCGTCAACCCCGTCCTGCGCGAGGGCAACTCCGACCGCCGGGCGCCGCTCTCGGTCAAGAACTACGCCCGCAAGCACCCGCACCGCATGGGCGCGTGGAGCTCCGACTCGAAGACGAACGTCGTCACGATGGGCGTCGACGACTTCCGGTCGAACGAGAAGTCCTGGGTCGCCCCGGACGCCGACACCCTGACGATCACCTTCGTCGCGCAGGACGGCACCGAGCAGGTCCTCAAGCAGTCGATCCCGGTGCTCGCCGGCGAGGTCGTCGACGGCACCGTGCTGCACGTCGCCGCGCTCGAGCAGTTCCTGCGGCAGCAGATCCAGCGCGCCGCGGACGAGGGCATCCTGTTCTCGGTCCACCTCAAGGCCACGATGATGAAGGTCTCCGACCCGATCATCTTCGGGCACGTCATCCGGGCGTTCTTCCCCGACGTGTTCGCCCGCTACGGCGCCGACCTCGCCGCGGCCGGTCTCACCCCGAACGACGGCCTCGGCTCCATCCTGGCCGGACTCGACGCGCTGCCGAACGGCGCCGAGATCAAGCGGGCGTTCGAGGACGGCATCGACGCCGGCCCCGACCTCGCCATGGTCGACTCCGACAAGGGCATCACGAACCTGCACGTCCCGAGCGACGTCATCGTCGACGCCTCGATGCCGGCGATGATCCGCACCTCCGGCCACATGTGGGGCCCGGACGGCGAGGAGCGCGACACCGTCGCCGTCATCCCGGACTCGAGCTACGCCGGCATCTACCAGGCCGTCATCGAGGACTGCCGCGCCAACGGTGCGTTCGACCCGGCCACCATGGGCTCGGTGCCGAACGTCGGACTCATGGCCCTCAAGGCCGAGGAGTACGGCTCGCACGACAAGACGTTCGAGCTCCCCGGTGCCGGTGTCGTCCGCGTGACGAACGCCGCCGGCGAGACCGTCCTCGAGCACGACGTCGAGCAGGGCGACATCTGGCGCGCCTGCCAGACCAAGGACGTCGCCGTGCGCGACTGGGTGAAGCTCGCCGTCACCCGCGCCCGTGCGACCGGCTCGCCCGCCGTGTTCTGGCTCGACGAGACGCGGGCGCACGACGCCGTCCTCATCGGCCTCGTCCGCACGTACCTGCAGGAGCACGACACCGACGGCCTGCAGATCGAGGTCATGTCGCCCGAGGACGCCATGCGGTTCTCGCTCGAGCGCATCCGCCGCGGCGAGGACACCATCTCGGTGACCGGCAACGTCCTGCGCGACTACCTGACCGACCTGTTCCCGATCATGGAGCTCGGCACCTCGGCGAAGATGCTCTCCGTCGTCCCGCTCCTCGGCGGCGGTGGCCTGTTCGAGACCGGTGCCGGCGGCTCCGCCCCGAAGCACGTCCAGCAGCTCGTGCAGCAGGACTACCTGCGGTGGGACAGCCTCGGTGAGTTCCTGGCGCTCGCGGTCAGCCTCGAGCACCTCGCCGGTGTGACGGGCAACGCGCGGGCCAAGGTCCTCGCCGACACCCTCGACCGTGCCACCGGGACGTTCCTCGACCAGGACAAGTCCCCGGGCCGCAAGCTCGGCTCGATCGACAACCGCGGCAGCCACTTCTACCTGGCCAAGTACTGGGCCGAGGAGCTCGCCGCGCAGACCGAGGACACCGAGCTCGCGGCCGCGTTCCAGGGCCTCGCCACGACGCTCGGCGAGCAGGAGCACACCATCGTCGAGGAGCTCGTCGCGGTGCAGGGACACCCGGCCGACATCGGCGGGTACTACCGGCCCGACGACGCCAAGACCAGTGCGGTCATGCGTCCGTCGGCGACGCTGAACGCGGCGCTCGCGAGCCTGTAGGCGCGCGACCCAGGGACGGGAGGCCCGGTGCCAGCTGGCACCGGGCCTCCCGTCCGTCTGTGCGCCGGCCGGCGCGGACGCCGAGACGCCGCTCACGCGCCGAGACGCCGCCGACGCGCCGAGACGCCGCTGACGCGCCGAGACGCCGCTGACGCGCCGAGACGCCGCCGAAAGTGGCGGCGTCTCGGCGGCTCGCGGGCGTCTCGTGCCGACGCCCGCGTCTCGTGCCGACGCGGGCGTCTCGTGCCGACGCCGGTGTCTCGTGCCGACGCCGGCGTCTCGCACTCCGACCCGTCGGCTCAGGGGCGGCCGCCCCACCTACCGGGTCGGGACCGGCGGCCCCAGCACGAGCAGCACGCCGAACACCACCGCCACGAGCACGACACCGACCACGGCGGCGAGCACCGGGTGCGCCACCACGACGAACAGCAGCCGGTCGAGCGGCCCGGGGCGCTGCCCGGTCGCCGGCTCACGGCGCCAGGTGCCGTCGAGCATCCCGCGCCGGGCGACCCCGACCTCGAACGGCAGCGTCGTGTACGGCACCACCGCGCTGAGCCACCCGAGCGCCGTCGCACCGAAGGACCACCGCTGGTTCACCGCGACGACCGTCGTCACGACCAGGTAGGCCAGGAACACGAAGCCGTGCACGCTGCCGCCGATGCGCACCGGCAGGTCGCCCAGCCCGGCGCCGTACTCGAGCAGCATGCCCACCAGGAGCATCGTCCAGGTCACGAGTTCGGCGATCGCGAGGCCGCGGAACAGGGATCGAGGCGTCATGGACTCCATGGTCCCGGACGTCCGGTGGGAATCCCGGGTGCGACGACCGTCCCCGCGACACGCTGCTCGTCGTATCGATTCGACCCGTCCTCGGGTAGCGTCGGACGCATGTCGACGACGACGGACGCATCCCGCACGCTCCGCGTCGGGGTGGTCGGCCTCGGTTTCGCCGGGACCACCCACCTCGATGCCTTCACCGCTCTCCCCGGCGTGGAGGTGATCGCCCTCGCCGGACAGGAACCCGAACGGCTCCGCGAACTCGCGACCTCCCGGGGCGTCCCGAACGCGTACGCCGACTGGCAGGACCTGGTGGCCCGCGACGACCTGGACATCGTCTCCATCGGGGTCCCGAACAGCCTGCACCACCCGATCGCCGTCGCCGCGCTCGAGTCCGGCAAGCACGTGTTCTGCGAGAAGCCCCTCGCGACGACGGGTGAGCAGGCCCAGGAGATGGTGGACGCCGCCCTCCGCAACGACCGGGTCCTCGAGGTCGCCTACAACCACCGCCGTCGCGCCGACGTGCAGTTCCTCGCGAACCACCTGCGCGGTGGGCAGACGGCCGGGGACGCCGTCGACACGACCGACGACGGCGCCCTCGCGACACCCGGTACCGGCCCGATCGGCACCGTCTACCACGCCCGTGCCAGCTGGCTGCGTCGGGCGGGCATCCCGGGCATCCGCAGCTGGTTCGTGAACAAGGAGACCGCGGGCGGCGGTCCGCTCATCGACCTCGGCTCGCACGTGCTCGACATCGCCCTGCACCTGATGGGGGAGCCGACCGTCGTCACCGCGAGCGCGGTCACGTACAACGAGCTCGGCCGCGCCGGACGTGGTGGCAGCGACCGCGACCCGGTGTCCGCCGCGACCGGCCGCCCGTTCGACGTCGAGGACTTCGCGAGCGCCCTGCTCCGCTTCGAGGACGGGTCGAGCCTGCTCCTCCAGGCGTCGTGGGCGAGCTACTCGAAGGACGCCGAGGACATCGAGGTCGAGCTGCTCGGCTCGACCGGTGGCGCGCGCCTGTTCATCCGTGACTACGCCACCGAGGGCACCGTGACCCTGTACTCGGACGAGCAGGGCATCCCGACGGTCACCCGCCCGGGCGTCCAGGTCCCCGCCGGGCACCACCAGCGCGTCATCGAGGAGTTCCTCGCCACGATCCGCTCCGGACGGCACGACGGCCACCACGGTGAGTTCGCCCTGCACCGCAGCCGCGTGGTCGACGCCGTCTACGCCTCGGCGCAGGCCGGGCACGAGGTCGAGGTGGTCCGGTGAACATCGTCGTCTGGAACGAGAACGTCCACGAGACCCGCGGCGACGAGACCGTCCGCGAGCACTACCCCGACGGCATCCACGCGGTCGTCGCGGCCGGCCTGGAGGCGCGCCTCGCCCCCGGCGCGGACGCTGCGGACGCCGGGGACGGCCAGCAGGGCCACGCCGGCCAGCACGGCCAGCACGCGTCCACGCACACGGTGACGACCGCCACACTCCAGGAGCCGGAGCACGGCCTGACCGAGGAGCGCCTGGCCGCCACCGACGTGCTGTTCTGGTGGGGTCACGTCGCCCACGACCAGGTCGCGGACGAAGTCGTCGACCGCGTCGTCCGGCACGTGCACGCCGGCATGGGGCTCGTCGTGCTGCACTCCGGGCACTACTCGAAGCCGTTCACCCGGCTGATGGGCACGACCTGCTCCCTGAAGTGGCGCAACGACGGCGAGCGGGAACTCGTCTGGACGATCGCGCCCGAGCACCCGATCGCCGCCGGGGTCCCGCACCCCATCGTCATCGACCGGCAGGAGATGTACGGCGAGTACTTCGACATCCCCCGCCCCGACGAGGAGGTCTTCCTGTCGACGTTCGCCGGCGGCGAGGTGTTCCGCTCGGGTGTGGCCTACCGCCGCGGCCTCGGGAAGGTCTTCTACTTCTCGCCCGGCGACCAGGAGTACCCGGTGTACCACCACCCGGACATCCAGCGGGTCCTCGCGAATGCGGCGCAGTGGGCGGCTCCGACCGGTCCGCGCCGCGCACTGACCGCCGACCCCCACCCGCGGGACTGGTTCACGGACGAGGGTTCGCGTAGACAGGGGGTGTGAACGCACCGCAGGACGTCGAGCACCGCACGGCACTGGTCGAGGCGCTCGGCGTCCTCGGCGCCGGGCCCGAGGAACGCTTCGACCGGATCACCCGCATGACCCACGAGGCGTTCGGCGTGCCGCTGACGTTCCTCAACCTCGTCCACCACGACCTCGTCACCACGCAGTCGACCTTCGGCTGGAACCAGGGGTCGAGCGTGCCGGCGAACGAACAGTTCTGCGCCACGACCGTGCTCACCCCGGCCCCGATGGTGATCCCGGACACGACGCTCGACGAGCGGTTCGCCCACACCGCGGCGGTGGCCGAGCACGGCATCCGCTTCTACGCCGGCGCACCGCTGTCGATGGCCGACGGCACCCGCGTCGGCACCCTCTGCATCATGGACGCGCAGCCGCGCGAGTTCTCGGACGACGACGTCGCGCTGCTGCGTGACCTGGCGCACTGGGCGGAACGCGAGCTCGGGTACGCCCTCGAGCGCGACCGTCTCGGGCACGTCCGGTCCGGCCTGGTGCCGGACCCGGTCGCGGTCCCCGGTCTCGAGGTCGCCACGGTCACGGCACGACGACCGGACGGTGGCGGCGACCTGGCCGACTGGCGGGTCACGGCGGACGGGACTCTGGCGGTCACGGTCGGCACCGTCGCGGCCGGCGCCGGGGCCTCCGTACTGCTCGCAGCAACCGTCCGCGGGGCGCTCGTCGCACGGGTGGACGGCCCCCTCGGGACCGCCGTGACCGGCCTGGAGGCGCAGGTCGCCCCCGACCTCCGGGTCGCCGACGCGGTCGCCCGGGTGGCCCACGCCCGGCTCGACCCGACGACGGGTCACGTCGACCTGGTGGACGCCGGGCTCGGGACCGCGCTCCTCGTCCGGGCGGACGGCACCATCCGACAGCTCCCGTCCGCCCTGCCGATCGGCGTCGGCGCTGCCGCCGAGGAGCGGCCCGTGGTGGGGGTGGACCTCGCCGACGGTGACCGGCTCGTCGTGTCGTCCGACGGCCTGACGGCGCTGCCCGGGCTCGCGACCCTCGAGGCCCTCGCAGCGGTCGTCGCGCGGACGCCCGACGCTGCCGCCCTGACCGAGCACGTCCGCGGGCTGCTCGGGGACGAGGAGCCGACGACGGACGTGACGCTCGTCGTCGTCACACGCCGGGGAACGGCCGGGTAGACCGGCACCGGTCGCGCGGTGTCCGGTCGCGCGGTGACCGGTCGGGCGGTGTCCCGACGAGCGGTGTCCGGACGGACGCGCCCGGACGCACGCTCCGCTCCGGCAGCGGTCCCGGCGCACCCGGCCGGATCAGCGCACGGTGCGGCGCGGCCCGTCCGTGAACGCTGCGACGAGCAGGGTCGCGAGCAGGCCGAACCCGGTCAGCACGACCCCGAGAGCCGCGAGCTGCCAGTAGGCGCTGCCGACGTGCTGGGGCTGGGTGAGGAACGCCGGCCACCACGGGTCGAGGAACGGCACCGATCCCGGGAACGGGTCGAGGCCGAACATCGCCAGGCCGCCGAGGAGCATGAGCACGCCGAGCGCCGCCATCGTGCCGCGCCGACGCCCGAGTGCCCGGACGACGAGCGCCGCACCCATGCCGACCAGGCCGATGACGGCGAGCGCGAACGCCACGACGAACACCGGCTGCGGCACGAGCGAGAACCAGTCGAGCACGGCGATCGGCACCAGGAACCACCGACCGGACCTGGCCCACCGCGTGGGCTCCCGCCATCCATGCATGTCGGCACGGTACGACACGAACCCGGACGAGTGCCCGACGGGGTCAGCGGTGCGGGGCCGGTCGCGGCGCGGGACGCCGCCCGATCCCGACTCCGAGCCCGAGCCCGAGCCCGAGCCACAGCGGCGGCCAGGGCCAGCGGACCCGCAGCACGCCGGCGAGCACGACCTCACCGTCCAGGTCACCCGCGGCGAGCCGCCGCGTCACCTCCGTCGTCGGCAGGGCCCCGGCACCCGTGAGCCGGACGACGACGGTGTGCAGGGTCGTCGCCCGGCGCCACCGGGTCCGCAGTCCGCCCGCGACGGTCTGGACGCCCTCGACGACGTAGCGGTGCGGACCGTCGACGACGAACAGGCGGAGGTGCGTCCGGCGTCCGGCCGGAGTCCGCGTCCGGAGGTCGGCGAACCCGGCGACGACCCGGGAGGGCCGACGACGGATCCCGCGGACGACCCCCGCCCTGACCGCGGCGGCCCTGACCTCGGCGGCCCTGCCCGCCACCGCCCTGACCTCGGCCGCCGAGTCGCCCCGCCCGGCGCGGAGTTCGGGCGGAGCGGCGGTCAGGGTGAGCCGGTCGAGGTCGAGCAGCCCCCCGATCCGCTCGGTGCTCCGGCCGACGGCCTCCGCGACGAACTCCGCCAGGCCGTCCCCGGCGTGCGCACCGCGCGGTCCGACCCGCCAGGGCACGCGGTCCACCACGTGCACCCGACCCGTAAGGCGTACCCGGACGGTCACCGTCATGTGTGTGCCTCCTCGGTGCGTCCCGGTCGGACGTCCCTGCCCCGGCGGGTAGCCGGACATGTGACATCTGGGACGTGGTGCGTCAGTGGTTCCCAGTCTTCCACGACCCGTGCACGCGCCCGTTACGATCACGGCGTGCCCACACCCCGAGCCGAGGTCGACGTCGACGAGGCCCTCGTCCGCGCCCTGCTCGCGGACCAACACCCCGACCTCGCCGATCGCACGCTCACGGTCGTGGCCAACGGCTGGGACAACGTCCTGGTACGGCTCGGCCCCGGCGGCACGCCCGGCCCCGGCGGCGCGCCCGCCCCCGGCGATGCGCCCGGCCCCGACCTGGCCGTCCGACTCCCGCGCCGCGCCGCCGCCGCGGTGCTCGTCGAGCACGAACAGCGGTGGCTCCCGGAGATCGCACGGCTCGTCGCCGACGTCGTTCCCGTGCCGGCCCCACTGCGCACCGGCCGCCCCGCCCTCGGGTTCCCGTGGTCGTGGAGCGTCGTGCCGTGGTTCCCCGGTGCGGCGGTCGGCGAGCGGGCGGGCGGCCCCGGGGTCGCGGCAGCGCTCGCCGCGTTCCTCGCCGCGCTGCACGTCCCGGCACCGGCCGACGCTCCGGTCAACCCGGTCCGTGCCGTCCCGCTGCACACCCGGACCGCGGCGGTCACCGAGCGGCTCGCGACCCACCCCGTCCCCCGGGCCGCCGATCTGGCGACCGCCTGGCGGAGGGCGGCGGACCTGCCGGCGTGGGCCGGGCCTCCCGTCTGGGTGCACGGCGACCTGCACCCCTTCAACCTGGTCGCCGGCGACGGCGCCTCCGCCGACCGGCTCGTCGCCGTCGTCGACTTCGGCGACGTCACCGCGGGGGACCCCGCCGTCGACCTCGCGACCGCGTGGCTCACCTTCGGCCGGGAGGCCCGTGCCGACTTCCGACGCCGCGTCACCGCGCAGGACGGCAGCCTCGATCCGCAGACCTGGGGTCGGGCGCGCGGATGGGCCGTCTCGATCGCGTCGGCGCTCGCGGTCAGCGACGAGCCGTCGTTCCGCGCCGTGGCGCGGCGGGCGATCGACGCGGTCCTCGACGACTGAGCGCCGCCGCCCTCCGCTTCCCGCACGACGGTCGGCAGGGGGTTCCGTCGCCCGAGGCGCGGGGTTAGCGTCTCCCCACACCATCCGTGCACGTGAAGATCGGGAGGGGCCTCATGACCCTCGAGTTCCGCGTCCAGCACGACGTCGCCACCGACG
The sequence above is drawn from the Curtobacterium sp. L6-1 genome and encodes:
- a CDS encoding DUF3817 domain-containing protein; the encoded protein is MTPRSLFRGLAIAELVTWTMLLVGMLLEYGAGLGDLPVRIGGSVHGFVFLAYLVVTTVVAVNQRWSFGATALGWLSAVVPYTTLPFEVGVARRGMLDGTWRREPATGQRPGPLDRLLFVVVAHPVLAAVVGVVLVAVVFGVLLVLGPPVPTR
- a CDS encoding Gfo/Idh/MocA family protein translates to MSTTTDASRTLRVGVVGLGFAGTTHLDAFTALPGVEVIALAGQEPERLRELATSRGVPNAYADWQDLVARDDLDIVSIGVPNSLHHPIAVAALESGKHVFCEKPLATTGEQAQEMVDAALRNDRVLEVAYNHRRRADVQFLANHLRGGQTAGDAVDTTDDGALATPGTGPIGTVYHARASWLRRAGIPGIRSWFVNKETAGGGPLIDLGSHVLDIALHLMGEPTVVTASAVTYNELGRAGRGGSDRDPVSAATGRPFDVEDFASALLRFEDGSSLLLQASWASYSKDAEDIEVELLGSTGGARLFIRDYATEGTVTLYSDEQGIPTVTRPGVQVPAGHHQRVIEEFLATIRSGRHDGHHGEFALHRSRVVDAVYASAQAGHEVEVVR
- a CDS encoding ThuA domain-containing protein, producing the protein MNIVVWNENVHETRGDETVREHYPDGIHAVVAAGLEARLAPGADAADAGDGQQGHAGQHGQHASTHTVTTATLQEPEHGLTEERLAATDVLFWWGHVAHDQVADEVVDRVVRHVHAGMGLVVLHSGHYSKPFTRLMGTTCSLKWRNDGERELVWTIAPEHPIAAGVPHPIVIDRQEMYGEYFDIPRPDEEVFLSTFAGGEVFRSGVAYRRGLGKVFYFSPGDQEYPVYHHPDIQRVLANAAQWAAPTGPRRALTADPHPRDWFTDEGSRRQGV
- a CDS encoding PP2C family protein-serine/threonine phosphatase, giving the protein MNAPQDVEHRTALVEALGVLGAGPEERFDRITRMTHEAFGVPLTFLNLVHHDLVTTQSTFGWNQGSSVPANEQFCATTVLTPAPMVIPDTTLDERFAHTAAVAEHGIRFYAGAPLSMADGTRVGTLCIMDAQPREFSDDDVALLRDLAHWAERELGYALERDRLGHVRSGLVPDPVAVPGLEVATVTARRPDGGGDLADWRVTADGTLAVTVGTVAAGAGASVLLAATVRGALVARVDGPLGTAVTGLEAQVAPDLRVADAVARVAHARLDPTTGHVDLVDAGLGTALLVRADGTIRQLPSALPIGVGAAAEERPVVGVDLADGDRLVVSSDGLTALPGLATLEALAAVVARTPDAAALTEHVRGLLGDEEPTTDVTLVVVTRRGTAG
- a CDS encoding phosphotransferase: MPTPRAEVDVDEALVRALLADQHPDLADRTLTVVANGWDNVLVRLGPGGTPGPGGAPAPGDAPGPDLAVRLPRRAAAAVLVEHEQRWLPEIARLVADVVPVPAPLRTGRPALGFPWSWSVVPWFPGAAVGERAGGPGVAAALAAFLAALHVPAPADAPVNPVRAVPLHTRTAAVTERLATHPVPRAADLATAWRRAADLPAWAGPPVWVHGDLHPFNLVAGDGASADRLVAVVDFGDVTAGDPAVDLATAWLTFGREARADFRRRVTAQDGSLDPQTWGRARGWAVSIASALAVSDEPSFRAVARRAIDAVLDD